One window from the genome of Buchnera aphidicola (Macrosiphoniella sanborni) encodes:
- the mnmE gene encoding tRNA uridine-5-carboxymethylaminomethyl(34) synthesis GTPase MnmE, whose translation MIYNETIVSQITCPGKSAVGILRISGIQAKTVAVALLGQIPVARFATYSRFLDKNNQILDTGIALWFPTPHSFTGEDVLELQGHGSPLIIDLLIKRILSISKDVRIAKPGEFSERAFLNGKMDLIQAESIDDLINAETESSLRASLHSLQGNFSFFIKELINLIIEFRVYIESNIDFSEEDIDINIEDIVNIKFEELDEKFFKIQKTAEEGNLLREGKKIIIVGAPNAGKSSLLNILSSSNRAIVTNIPGTTRDLLYEHININGITCELIDTAGLRHTKNKVENIGIVRALKEIKKSDHIIFVIDKTMNIPEQKKIYHEFIFNLLHYKVPITFALNKNDLVQSQCYVETIKDASCIHISAKTGEGIDILRAHIMKVEKNISVKSIFLARRRHINQINLAYKEFLSARKEWKLFKNVECLAESLNIIQRFLDEITGKYTSSDLLNNIFSNFCIGK comes from the coding sequence ATGATTTATAATGAAACTATTGTTTCTCAAATAACTTGTCCAGGTAAAAGTGCAGTTGGAATATTAAGAATATCTGGTATACAAGCGAAAACAGTTGCTGTGGCACTTTTAGGACAGATTCCTGTAGCCAGATTTGCTACTTATTCAAGATTTTTAGATAAAAATAATCAAATATTAGATACAGGAATTGCTTTATGGTTTCCTACGCCCCATTCTTTTACAGGTGAAGATGTATTAGAGTTGCAAGGTCATGGTAGTCCATTAATTATAGATTTATTAATTAAAAGAATTTTATCTATTAGTAAAGATGTTCGAATAGCTAAACCAGGAGAATTCTCTGAGCGTGCGTTTTTGAATGGTAAGATGGATTTAATTCAAGCTGAATCAATTGATGATTTGATTAACGCAGAAACAGAGTCGTCTCTACGTGCGTCATTACATTCATTACAAGGTAATTTTTCTTTTTTTATTAAAGAATTAATAAATTTAATTATAGAATTTCGTGTGTATATAGAATCTAACATAGATTTTTCAGAAGAAGATATTGATATTAATATTGAAGATATAGTGAATATAAAATTTGAAGAATTAGATGAAAAATTTTTCAAAATACAAAAAACAGCAGAAGAAGGAAATTTGTTAAGAGAAGGGAAGAAAATAATAATTGTAGGTGCTCCTAATGCAGGAAAATCAAGTTTATTAAATATTTTATCATCTTCTAACAGAGCTATAGTTACTAATATTCCTGGTACTACCAGAGATTTATTATATGAGCATATTAATATTAATGGTATTACCTGTGAATTAATTGACACTGCTGGTCTACGTCATACGAAGAATAAAGTAGAAAATATTGGAATTGTTCGTGCTTTGAAAGAAATAAAAAAATCTGATCATATTATATTCGTAATTGATAAAACAATGAATATACCTGAACAAAAAAAAATATATCATGAATTTATTTTTAATCTCTTGCATTATAAGGTTCCAATAACCTTTGCTTTAAATAAAAACGATTTAGTGCAGAGTCAGTGTTATGTTGAAACAATAAAAGATGCATCATGCATTCATATATCAGCAAAAACAGGTGAAGGTATTGATATATTACGTGCACATATTATGAAAGTTGAAAAAAATATAAGTGTAAAAAGTATTTTTCTTGCTCGTCGTCGTCATATTAATCAAATTAATTTAGCATATAAAGAATTTTTATCAGCAAGAAAAGAATGGAAATTATTTAAGAATGTTGAATGTTTAGCTGAATCTTTGAATATTATTCAAAGATTTTTAGATGAAATTACAGGAAAATATACTTCTTCTGATTTACTAAATAATATTTTTTCTAATTTTTGTATAGGTAAGTAA